The following proteins are co-located in the Planctomycetia bacterium genome:
- a CDS encoding cytochrome c3 family protein, producing the protein MTETSAAPVAEKSLFFFPKWFNKAWWVILPVALAGPPVFLTIAWFGFNHQSTHVGYAPKQPVNYSHTIHAGQLGIDCRYCHTDVEKSGQANIPPTETCMACHSMVATGKGSLELIRESWNTKKPVEWVKVHKLPDFVYFNHSAHVNRGVGCVSCHGRVDQMDVVVHEKPLSMAWCLDCHRNPEPHLRPLDQITNMTWKPKDTANETAESLGKTLRAQLKLNPSTDCSTCHR; encoded by the coding sequence ATGACGGAAACTTCTGCTGCCCCGGTGGCGGAGAAGTCGTTGTTCTTCTTCCCGAAATGGTTTAATAAAGCCTGGTGGGTTATTCTACCTGTTGCTTTAGCTGGGCCACCAGTCTTTCTGACTATTGCGTGGTTTGGCTTTAATCATCAATCAACGCATGTTGGTTATGCACCTAAACAGCCGGTCAATTACAGTCACACCATACATGCCGGCCAGTTGGGGATAGATTGCCGTTACTGCCATACTGATGTGGAAAAATCCGGGCAGGCTAATATTCCACCGACAGAGACCTGCATGGCATGTCATTCCATGGTTGCAACAGGTAAAGGCAGCCTGGAATTAATCAGGGAAAGTTGGAATACCAAAAAGCCTGTGGAATGGGTGAAAGTACATAAGTTACCCGATTTTGTTTACTTCAATCATTCTGCCCACGTTAATCGAGGTGTAGGCTGCGTTTCCTGTCATGGTCGTGTAGACCAAATGGACGTTGTGGTGCATGAGAAACCTTTGAGCATGGCTTGGTGTCTGGATTGCCATCGTAATCCTGAGCCTCATCTGCGGCCATTAGATCAGATCACCAACATGACCTGGAAACCCAAGGATACTGCAAATGAAACTGCAGAATCTCTCGGAAAAACGCTGCGTGCACAGTTGAAACTGAACCCATCTACGGATTGTTCTACATGTCATCGCTAA
- a CDS encoding Fe-S-cluster-containing hydrogenase produces the protein MSSLNNTAPIPEAGYWRSLAELNGVEDPNLGAEFLPKQLEPMDGETRRRFLQIMGASVAMAGAVGCSRQHRYVVPAAKGIENRTIGQTQAYATAMELSGVAIGLLAQCYEGRPIRVDGNPLHPLNQGSVNVWASASILGLYDPDRSKTIRFKADRKTAIAEKKWFNVADAFKSIRTELSATQGEGLRILSEATSSVTVSQAKSRLLATYPKAQWIEFESVSRDNERLGTKLVFGSPLRAHFELSKAEIIVDLDADLLGIHPASLQYTRDFAANRNPENTLSAQKAMYNRLYCVESNLSATGGTADHRLAWRSSDMKQLVTALAKSVESLLQNKELPVRATTSGKANTFLAALARDLVSHKGKSVIALGFRHAPEVHAAVHELNYVLGNIGTTVNYFAAPEGDAIPSVQALAALAKDMNDGKVNTLVILNNNPIYSAPQEIRFSDGLAKVKNSVHVGLYYDETAELCAWHIPQTHYLESWGDARSWNGIHSIVQPVIEPLHQGKTNLEVISLLLGNTAKPYDLVKEAFKATYPQASAEDWNKALRDGVVEGSAWKPVSVKPATKSANHHELAISLTTMTMDVKMFMGGTGGESGPPPLEAVFIPDTKVYDGRFTNNAWLQELPEFITKLTWDNAILLSYNTAKRLNVKHGQMVTATLHTRSVKAAVFIQPGHADWSTTMFLGYGRKSAGVVGGTAVGRVTSPGFDFNPLRSLATWNIAQGLNITPLNEWYTFATTQEHSQIDTTGLRERDKRSDILIRSDTLAHYQKDQSAIHHKVHELPMIKLFDNPLDNQVKADYKWGMTIDLSKCTGCNACVIACQSENNIPVVGKQQVIERREMQWLRIDRYFHGDSKSLEDVTVVHQPMMCVHCENAPCEQVCPVAATVHSAEGTNDMVYNRCIGTRYCANNCPFKVRRFNFLNWHKQLDDEKNNVIRLSFNPDVTVRSRGVMEKCTYCIQRIRAAKVRVKNEGIKAGNPERKLKDGDVITACQQACPAGAITFGDLNNQASRVAQLQSSPRGYKMLEDLNVKPRTAYLARIRNPNPELEPTAAQKEAGYGHG, from the coding sequence ATGTCATCGCTAAACAACACTGCCCCGATTCCCGAGGCAGGCTATTGGCGTTCGCTCGCTGAACTTAACGGCGTAGAAGATCCCAACCTCGGTGCGGAATTTCTTCCCAAACAGTTGGAACCTATGGATGGCGAAACACGCCGCCGGTTCCTTCAGATTATGGGAGCCTCAGTTGCCATGGCTGGTGCCGTGGGCTGTTCCCGTCAACACCGCTACGTTGTACCAGCAGCCAAAGGCATTGAGAACCGCACAATCGGCCAAACCCAGGCATATGCTACCGCTATGGAATTGAGTGGCGTTGCCATCGGTTTGCTGGCACAGTGCTACGAAGGACGCCCGATCAGAGTTGATGGCAATCCACTGCATCCGTTAAATCAAGGCTCCGTAAATGTCTGGGCGTCTGCCAGCATCCTGGGACTTTATGATCCCGACCGAAGCAAGACGATTCGATTCAAAGCCGACCGCAAAACAGCTATTGCTGAGAAGAAATGGTTTAATGTTGCTGATGCATTCAAATCCATAAGAACTGAGCTCTCAGCCACTCAAGGTGAAGGGTTGCGTATTCTCAGTGAAGCAACATCTTCAGTCACAGTCAGCCAGGCAAAGTCCAGGTTACTGGCAACATACCCCAAGGCACAGTGGATAGAATTTGAATCTGTATCCCGAGATAATGAACGTCTGGGCACCAAGCTCGTATTTGGGTCTCCATTGCGAGCGCATTTTGAATTGAGCAAAGCAGAGATCATTGTCGACCTCGATGCTGATCTTCTTGGCATCCATCCCGCCTCTCTGCAATATACACGTGATTTTGCTGCTAACCGCAATCCAGAGAATACGCTTTCTGCCCAGAAAGCGATGTATAATCGACTCTATTGCGTTGAAAGCAACCTCAGTGCCACCGGTGGAACTGCAGACCATCGATTGGCATGGCGTTCCAGCGATATGAAACAGCTGGTAACGGCGCTTGCCAAAAGCGTCGAGTCACTGTTACAGAATAAAGAACTACCTGTACGGGCAACTACGAGCGGAAAGGCCAATACTTTTCTCGCGGCATTGGCTCGAGATCTTGTAAGCCATAAGGGCAAGTCGGTAATCGCTCTAGGCTTTCGACATGCACCCGAAGTTCATGCAGCAGTCCATGAACTTAATTATGTTCTGGGAAACATTGGCACTACCGTAAACTATTTTGCGGCTCCTGAAGGTGATGCAATTCCTTCGGTACAGGCTCTCGCAGCACTTGCAAAAGATATGAACGATGGCAAAGTAAATACTCTTGTCATCCTGAACAATAATCCAATTTACTCTGCCCCCCAGGAAATCCGATTCAGCGATGGACTGGCCAAAGTCAAGAACTCTGTACATGTCGGGTTGTATTACGACGAGACCGCAGAACTCTGTGCCTGGCATATACCACAGACACATTATCTCGAAAGTTGGGGAGATGCTCGTTCATGGAACGGAATTCACAGCATCGTCCAACCGGTCATCGAACCATTGCATCAGGGCAAGACAAACCTTGAAGTTATTTCACTGCTATTAGGCAACACTGCCAAGCCTTACGATCTTGTAAAGGAGGCGTTCAAGGCAACGTATCCACAAGCTTCAGCAGAAGACTGGAACAAGGCTTTGCGTGATGGTGTCGTAGAAGGTTCAGCGTGGAAGCCCGTTTCCGTCAAGCCTGCAACAAAGTCTGCCAACCATCATGAACTGGCCATATCGCTGACTACCATGACCATGGATGTCAAGATGTTTATGGGCGGAACAGGTGGCGAGTCCGGACCACCACCACTTGAAGCAGTTTTTATTCCGGACACCAAGGTATACGACGGCCGCTTTACAAACAACGCCTGGCTGCAGGAACTTCCAGAGTTTATCACCAAGTTGACTTGGGATAATGCTATATTGTTATCTTACAACACTGCTAAACGACTGAACGTAAAACATGGTCAGATGGTTACAGCAACCCTGCATACCAGATCAGTCAAAGCTGCAGTATTCATCCAGCCCGGACATGCCGATTGGTCCACGACCATGTTTCTGGGTTATGGCCGTAAGTCAGCCGGTGTCGTTGGCGGCACTGCAGTCGGACGCGTCACTTCCCCAGGTTTCGATTTCAATCCACTCCGTTCACTCGCCACGTGGAATATCGCTCAAGGGCTAAACATTACGCCTCTCAATGAATGGTACACTTTTGCTACCACTCAAGAGCATTCTCAGATTGATACCACTGGCCTGCGTGAACGGGACAAACGATCAGACATTCTGATCCGTTCCGATACGTTGGCTCACTATCAGAAAGATCAATCAGCCATTCATCACAAAGTGCATGAGTTGCCGATGATTAAATTGTTCGATAACCCACTCGATAATCAGGTCAAAGCTGATTATAAGTGGGGCATGACTATCGACTTGTCGAAGTGCACCGGCTGTAATGCCTGCGTCATCGCCTGCCAGTCAGAGAACAATATACCGGTCGTCGGCAAGCAACAAGTCATTGAACGACGTGAAATGCAATGGCTAAGAATTGATCGTTACTTCCATGGTGATTCCAAAAGCTTGGAAGATGTTACCGTTGTTCATCAACCCATGATGTGCGTTCATTGTGAAAACGCTCCTTGCGAACAGGTTTGCCCCGTTGCGGCCACGGTGCATTCTGCGGAAGGCACCAATGACATGGTATATAACCGCTGCATTGGAACGCGGTACTGTGCCAATAACTGTCCTTTTAAAGTTCGTCGCTTCAACTTTCTGAACTGGCACAAACAACTTGATGATGAAAAGAACAATGTCATCAGGCTCAGCTTCAATCCTGACGTGACAGTCCGAAGTCGTGGAGTCATGGAGAAATGCACCTACTGCATTCAGCGTATCCGTGCCGCCAAAGTTCGTGTTAAAAACGAAGGAATTAAGGCAGGAAACCCGGAACGAAAACTCAAGGATGGTGATGTCATCACGGCATGTCAGCAGGCTTGCCCTGCTGGCGCAATCACATTTGGTGATTTGAATAATCAGGCAAGTCGCGTGGCTCAACTGCAAAGTTCGCCACGTGGTTACAAAATGCTGGAAGATTTGAATGTGAAACCACGCACGGCCTATCTAGCTCGCATTCGCAATCCGAATCCGGAGTTGGAACCGACAGCAGCTCAGAAGGAGGCCGGCTATGGCCACGGTTAA
- the nrfD gene encoding polysulfide reductase NrfD — MATVNHTIADGVAPPLTLAGVTDAVCRIVEEPTPKHWWTAFGLASTGLLILVAMVGYLVLTGVGVWGLNNRIGWAWDITNFVFWVGIGHAGTLISAILFLFRQNWRTSINRAAEAMTIFAVICALLFPTIHVGRVWVIYWALPYPNSMSMWPNFRSPLLWDVFAVSTYFTISLLFWFMGLIPDLATIRDRATSTTRRMVYGILALGWRGSARNWHTYERTYLLLAALSTPLVLSVHSVVSFDFAVSILPGWHTTIFPPYFVAGAIFSGFAMVLTLMIPCRAFFNLKHIVTMDHIDNMNKIILATGMMVGYAYGLEFFIAWYSGNTTEAFIFFNRAFGPYWWAYWTMVTCNVLVPQIFWSRRLRRNIPVIMVACILVNVGMWFERFVIIVTSLHRTQLPSAWGMFYPTIVDILTFVGSFGLFFTLFLLFIRFVPMVAIAEVKAVSVHHDDTHGHEYQAPAAPVAVGLAIPSKE; from the coding sequence ATGGCCACGGTTAATCACACAATCGCTGATGGGGTAGCCCCTCCTTTAACGCTTGCTGGCGTGACTGATGCAGTTTGCCGCATCGTGGAAGAACCCACCCCTAAGCATTGGTGGACTGCATTTGGTCTTGCCAGCACGGGATTACTTATCCTGGTGGCCATGGTGGGTTACCTGGTTCTCACCGGTGTCGGTGTCTGGGGATTGAATAATCGAATTGGCTGGGCATGGGACATTACAAACTTCGTGTTCTGGGTCGGTATCGGTCATGCAGGTACATTAATCTCCGCCATCTTGTTCCTGTTCCGGCAAAATTGGCGAACCAGTATTAACCGTGCTGCTGAAGCAATGACCATTTTTGCGGTGATCTGTGCGTTGTTATTTCCAACAATACACGTCGGACGAGTCTGGGTCATTTACTGGGCGCTGCCTTACCCTAATTCCATGTCCATGTGGCCTAACTTCCGAAGTCCACTTCTCTGGGACGTGTTTGCTGTCAGTACCTACTTCACCATTTCCCTGCTGTTCTGGTTCATGGGTTTGATTCCCGATTTGGCCACCATACGTGATCGTGCTACCAGCACGACTCGACGCATGGTCTATGGCATTCTTGCACTTGGCTGGAGAGGTTCCGCCCGCAACTGGCATACCTACGAAAGAACTTATTTGCTTCTCGCTGCTCTTTCGACCCCGTTGGTGTTATCAGTACACTCGGTGGTTTCTTTCGATTTTGCTGTCTCCATTCTCCCAGGCTGGCACACCACGATCTTTCCTCCTTACTTCGTGGCTGGTGCGATTTTCTCCGGCTTCGCCATGGTTCTCACCTTAATGATCCCCTGTCGGGCCTTTTTTAATCTGAAGCATATTGTGACGATGGATCACATCGACAATATGAACAAGATCATTCTGGCAACCGGCATGATGGTCGGTTATGCCTACGGGTTGGAGTTCTTTATCGCCTGGTATTCTGGCAATACAACGGAAGCCTTTATCTTCTTCAATCGTGCCTTCGGACCGTACTGGTGGGCCTACTGGACCATGGTAACCTGCAATGTTTTAGTTCCTCAGATATTCTGGTCTCGTCGCTTACGTCGCAACATTCCTGTAATCATGGTGGCTTGCATCCTGGTCAATGTTGGCATGTGGTTTGAACGCTTCGTGATTATTGTAACCAGCCTGCATCGAACCCAACTGCCTTCAGCATGGGGCATGTTCTACCCAACGATTGTCGACATTTTGACCTTTGTTGGCAGCTTCGGGCTGTTCTTTACCTTGTTCCTTCTGTTTATTCGGTTTGTTCCCATGGTGGCCATTGCTGAAGTCAAGGCGGTGTCAGTACACCATGATGACACACATGGGCATGAGTATCAGGCCCCTGCAGCACCGGTTGCAGTGGGCTTGGCCATCCCTTCGAAGGAGTAA
- a CDS encoding DUF3341 domain-containing protein has product MSHEHEKVEETRPPQLHGLVAEFSSPDALLEAARKVQEAGYRKYECYSPHPVHGIDEAMKTPYSPIPWLVLGGGLTGTAGAILMQWWMNAVDYPLIISGKPFFSLPAQMPVAFELTILLAGITAFVGMIGLNKLFGYYSALNKSKIMQRVTNDKYALVVEADDPQFRLQGTSDLLSQAGAHHLEACYEEYQSPEPPSLFWKIIILLTVVGLIPMAYVFRSSNSISDAPPLRIDHGMAYQQKVKGQAPAPAGLFKTPDMNLPPVEGTIPFGYSEDEHFNKGKVNGQFVNGFPARIKDKLNQAFMDRGQRQFSIYCSVCHGTAGYGDGMVHRVATERATTDLSLWVPPKSFHDPLISSKPDGELFDTITNGKNKMLGYGYRLSPEDRWAIVLYVRALQQSQRNKTIAATEASSISKTTDNSTARR; this is encoded by the coding sequence ATGTCACACGAACATGAAAAAGTTGAAGAGACCAGGCCTCCCCAGTTACATGGGTTGGTGGCTGAATTTTCTTCTCCGGATGCCCTTCTTGAGGCAGCACGCAAAGTTCAGGAAGCGGGCTACCGGAAATATGAGTGCTATTCACCCCATCCGGTACATGGCATAGACGAAGCCATGAAGACACCCTATTCACCAATTCCCTGGCTGGTACTAGGTGGAGGATTGACAGGTACCGCAGGTGCCATCCTCATGCAGTGGTGGATGAATGCAGTCGATTACCCACTGATTATCAGTGGCAAACCATTCTTTTCACTGCCTGCCCAGATGCCCGTTGCTTTTGAACTGACCATTCTGCTGGCAGGTATTACTGCATTTGTCGGGATGATCGGATTGAACAAATTGTTTGGCTACTATAGCGCGTTGAACAAATCGAAGATCATGCAGCGTGTGACCAATGATAAGTATGCATTAGTAGTAGAAGCTGATGACCCGCAATTCAGACTGCAGGGCACCAGCGACTTGTTGAGCCAAGCCGGTGCACATCATCTGGAAGCGTGTTATGAAGAGTATCAGTCTCCTGAACCACCTTCTCTCTTCTGGAAGATCATTATTTTGCTGACAGTCGTAGGTTTGATTCCAATGGCTTACGTATTTCGTTCAAGCAATTCCATCAGCGACGCCCCGCCGCTCCGCATCGATCATGGCATGGCCTATCAGCAGAAAGTGAAAGGACAGGCCCCAGCGCCAGCTGGCCTGTTCAAAACGCCTGACATGAATCTGCCGCCCGTAGAAGGGACTATTCCGTTCGGTTACAGTGAAGATGAACACTTTAACAAGGGCAAAGTCAATGGCCAGTTTGTGAATGGCTTCCCTGCCCGGATCAAGGACAAGCTGAATCAGGCATTCATGGATCGCGGACAGCGTCAGTTTTCCATCTACTGCTCTGTCTGTCATGGCACTGCAGGATATGGCGATGGGATGGTGCACCGCGTTGCTACGGAGCGAGCTACCACGGATCTTTCCTTATGGGTTCCTCCCAAGAGTTTCCATGATCCATTGATCTCGTCCAAACCTGATGGTGAACTGTTCGATACCATCACTAACGGCAAGAATAAAATGCTGGGTTATGGCTATCGATTATCCCCAGAAGACCGTTGGGCTATTGTGCTCTACGTTCGTGCTCTCCAGCAAAGTCAGCGAAACAAGACTATAGCTGCTACCGAAGCATCATCCATTTCAAAAACTACTGACAACTCAACCGCCAGACGTTAA
- a CDS encoding quinol:cytochrome C oxidoreductase: MAHREPINIEHENRRLGELGNSLSGMSYLVGIVALVLAIVLGYFSGPYGDSSRNGGLGTGMVRLQYAYLLGFMFFLTITLGGLFFTMALYITGAKWGIVIRRIPELAARNATILAILVLPIIIPMLWGSHALYEWSDKTKYSGDPHVRADAAQHMEKIRSSDLHPEDKFLATYQDLIHHKSPWLNVPFFTIRIVIYFLIWSFLGWYFYRKSVNCDTSGDPQQYSKAKWLSPLGIILFALATTFAAFDLLMSLTPTWYSTIFGVYIFAGCNISIYAFSILAYRYLQSKGILTKAITTEHYHDLGKLLFAFVFFWGYIAFSQFMLIWYANMPEETAFYKPRQFSTAWIIFSLILLFGHLLIPFPGLLSRWIKRSKPALIFWACWMLAAHWFDLFYLIHPTWAGRVSGNLLEPIDPQIPLIEVLCTIGVGGIWLGALAKRACSVSLVPEKDPYLNNSLVFQNF; this comes from the coding sequence ATGGCTCACCGTGAGCCTATCAACATCGAACACGAGAATCGCCGGTTAGGCGAATTGGGAAATTCCCTGTCTGGCATGTCCTACCTGGTTGGCATCGTTGCCTTGGTATTGGCCATCGTGCTGGGTTATTTTTCCGGTCCCTATGGCGACAGCAGTCGCAATGGAGGCTTGGGAACAGGCATGGTCCGTTTGCAATATGCATACCTGCTTGGATTCATGTTTTTCCTGACTATCACACTTGGTGGGCTGTTCTTTACGATGGCGCTCTACATCACCGGCGCCAAGTGGGGTATCGTTATCCGACGCATCCCAGAACTTGCAGCACGAAATGCCACTATACTTGCTATTCTCGTATTGCCCATCATCATTCCCATGCTCTGGGGCAGTCATGCACTCTATGAATGGTCAGATAAAACCAAATACTCTGGTGATCCGCATGTGCGAGCAGATGCGGCTCAACATATGGAAAAAATACGCAGCAGTGATTTGCATCCTGAAGACAAATTTCTGGCAACTTATCAGGATCTGATTCATCACAAATCGCCTTGGCTGAATGTTCCATTCTTTACCATTCGCATCGTTATTTACTTTCTCATCTGGTCTTTCCTGGGCTGGTATTTTTATCGCAAGTCCGTGAACTGTGATACCTCAGGCGATCCTCAGCAATACAGTAAAGCCAAGTGGTTATCGCCACTGGGAATCATTCTCTTTGCATTGGCAACGACCTTCGCGGCGTTTGACCTTCTGATGTCTCTGACGCCTACCTGGTACAGCACCATCTTCGGCGTGTACATCTTTGCCGGCTGCAATATCAGTATCTATGCGTTCAGCATCCTTGCTTACCGATATCTACAGAGCAAAGGTATACTAACCAAAGCCATCACAACCGAACATTACCACGACTTGGGCAAGCTGCTTTTCGCATTTGTCTTTTTCTGGGGATACATTGCATTTTCCCAGTTCATGTTGATCTGGTATGCCAATATGCCCGAAGAGACTGCTTTCTACAAACCACGACAATTCAGCACTGCCTGGATCATCTTTTCACTGATTCTGCTGTTTGGACATCTGCTGATCCCCTTCCCGGGATTGCTTTCGCGGTGGATCAAACGCAGCAAGCCAGCCCTTATTTTCTGGGCATGCTGGATGCTGGCAGCTCACTGGTTTGACCTCTTTTATCTGATTCATCCCACTTGGGCTGGTCGCGTATCAGGAAATCTCCTCGAACCGATTGATCCGCAAATTCCCCTCATTGAGGTACTCTGTACCATCGGTGTAGGTGGAATCTGGCTTGGGGCATTGGCTAAACGTGCCTGTAGCGTTTCGCTAGTGCCGGAAAAAGATCCTTATCTGAACAACTCACTGGTATTCCAGAACTTCTAA
- a CDS encoding SCO family protein, whose protein sequence is MNTEKHMQAGKNASLVHLIIALGVLLPISLLPVLFMEQKPKQDPIAKVEELLAILNQLSPEARNQIFKSINVREDRLLQLPYERLEDMVTVLKDAPTKLSSISGNELQGRLDKLLEKLDRKEPIPVALQGIGIVEKPGARLPLELVFRNEDGQRKPLGSYFQTGKPVILTLNYSDCPQLCHIQLERFVEVMQTHSILPGKSFEIITVSINPLESPARAKNAKKNYLKELNASSSSWHFLTTDQDEAIKKLAATVGFNYRYDPIKRDYAHSSTLIFCTPDGTVAQYYQGIEYEPKELTRRIDEARQGIQVASGVEENYLNCKIIDDSKPYATMSMQVMKLVASIMAVGLVLTLIILWMIPNRRPIVLPPLQGETHT, encoded by the coding sequence ATGAATACTGAGAAACACATGCAGGCTGGTAAAAATGCATCACTGGTTCATCTGATTATCGCACTGGGTGTGCTGTTGCCGATCAGCCTGCTTCCTGTCTTGTTTATGGAACAAAAACCAAAGCAGGATCCTATAGCCAAGGTCGAAGAGCTATTGGCTATTCTAAATCAACTTAGCCCAGAAGCCCGCAATCAGATTTTTAAATCCATTAACGTTCGCGAAGATCGACTGTTGCAGTTGCCATATGAGCGACTGGAAGACATGGTAACCGTTCTGAAGGATGCTCCAACCAAGCTGTCGAGTATTTCAGGTAATGAACTTCAAGGCAGATTAGACAAACTCCTTGAAAAGCTCGATCGCAAAGAACCCATACCTGTAGCTTTGCAAGGGATTGGGATCGTTGAAAAACCGGGGGCACGCCTACCACTGGAACTCGTATTCCGTAATGAGGATGGACAAAGAAAACCTCTGGGAAGCTATTTCCAAACTGGAAAACCGGTAATCCTTACGCTGAACTATTCTGACTGTCCTCAGTTGTGTCATATCCAACTCGAGCGGTTTGTCGAAGTGATGCAGACACATTCGATTCTGCCAGGAAAGTCATTTGAAATTATCACGGTCAGCATCAACCCTCTTGAAAGCCCTGCTAGAGCTAAAAATGCCAAGAAGAATTATCTCAAAGAACTAAACGCCAGCAGTAGCAGTTGGCACTTCCTGACTACTGATCAGGATGAAGCGATAAAAAAACTGGCTGCAACGGTAGGATTTAATTACCGATATGATCCCATCAAACGGGATTACGCACATTCTTCAACGCTGATTTTCTGCACGCCAGATGGTACAGTCGCCCAATACTACCAGGGTATCGAATACGAACCCAAAGAACTAACACGACGCATTGATGAAGCTCGACAGGGCATTCAAGTTGCATCAGGTGTGGAAGAAAACTACCTCAACTGCAAGATTATTGACGACTCTAAACCATATGCCACCATGTCCATGCAGGTGATGAAATTGGTCGCTTCCATCATGGCAGTGGGGCTCGTTCTAACCTTGATAATTCTCTGGATGATACCTAACCGTCGGCCGATCGTATTGCCTCCGCTGCAAGGAGAGACACACACATGA
- the coxB gene encoding cytochrome c oxidase subunit II: MNWALFASDLKDKTYWLPAQLSKEAAETDVHFYLLYWLNVFFFVGIFGLVVYFCVKYRRRTPDQKPLPAPSHNTVLELVWSIIPSLICIGLFYIGFMVYQDLMQPPRETFKINVVGGKWNWEFTYPQTGLLGTSDGPEALPELHVPANIPIELVMTSKDVIHSLYIPVLRTKKDVVPGRYSKLWFNAQIPGTYNIYCAEYCGTSHSEMTAKLVVHENMAKFLEWQKRKEQEIDNKKPVELGEYVWKAKGCRGCHSIDGSTGTGPTFKGLWGMPAEEHKTWKTTGSLTPTKVDENYIRMSINEPNDEVREGFARPSAMPSYKGRLSDKQIAGVIEYLKTLGRDSQPPVKQ, from the coding sequence ATGAACTGGGCATTATTCGCCTCTGATCTCAAAGACAAAACGTACTGGCTTCCTGCTCAGTTATCAAAAGAGGCAGCTGAAACCGATGTGCATTTCTATCTGCTCTACTGGCTGAATGTTTTCTTTTTCGTCGGAATCTTTGGACTGGTAGTCTACTTTTGCGTGAAGTATCGCCGCAGGACACCTGATCAGAAACCACTGCCTGCCCCATCGCACAATACTGTTCTGGAACTGGTATGGTCCATTATTCCCTCATTGATCTGCATTGGATTGTTTTACATTGGATTCATGGTTTACCAGGATCTGATGCAACCACCTCGCGAAACATTTAAAATTAATGTTGTAGGTGGAAAATGGAACTGGGAGTTCACATATCCCCAAACGGGATTACTGGGCACCAGTGATGGGCCGGAAGCATTACCTGAACTGCACGTACCTGCCAACATTCCGATTGAACTGGTGATGACTTCGAAAGATGTCATCCACTCCCTGTATATTCCTGTACTGCGTACCAAGAAGGATGTCGTCCCAGGGCGTTATTCCAAACTCTGGTTTAACGCACAGATCCCAGGCACCTACAACATTTACTGTGCTGAATATTGCGGCACCAGCCATTCAGAAATGACAGCTAAACTGGTGGTTCACGAAAATATGGCCAAATTCCTGGAATGGCAGAAGAGAAAAGAACAGGAAATTGACAACAAGAAACCTGTTGAACTGGGTGAATACGTCTGGAAAGCCAAAGGCTGTCGAGGCTGCCATAGTATTGATGGATCTACAGGAACAGGTCCAACCTTTAAGGGGCTCTGGGGTATGCCTGCTGAAGAACACAAAACTTGGAAAACTACAGGCTCTTTAACACCCACCAAGGTTGATGAAAATTACATCCGTATGTCAATCAATGAACCAAATGATGAAGTGCGTGAAGGATTTGCACGCCCTTCCGCCATGCCCAGTTACAAAGGGCGATTATCCGACAAGCAGATTGCCGGGGTCATCGAGTACCTGAAGACTCTTGGTCGCGACTCTCAACCACCGGTTAAACAATAA